One bacterium genomic region harbors:
- the ilvN gene encoding acetolactate synthase small subunit, with product MRHTITVTVENEFGVLSRVVGLFSGRGFNIDSLSVAETMDPTVSRMTIVTRGDDQIIEQITKQLNKLVNVIKVVDLTMGDYIGREMVLVKMNANEKTKAEILRLSEIFRGKIVDVSPSTYTIELTGDDGKIKAALELLQPLGIKEIVRTGRVAIQRGSVSA from the coding sequence ATGAGGCATACGATTACTGTTACCGTCGAAAACGAATTCGGCGTCCTTTCAAGGGTGGTCGGACTCTTTTCCGGCAGAGGGTTCAACATCGACAGCCTCTCGGTCGCGGAGACGATGGACCCCACCGTCAGCCGGATGACCATAGTGACGAGGGGCGACGACCAGATCATCGAGCAGATAACCAAGCAGCTAAACAAGCTGGTGAACGTTATAAAGGTCGTGGACCTGACGATGGGCGACTACATCGGCAGGGAGATGGTGCTTGTGAAGATGAACGCCAACGAGAAGACGAAGGCCGAGATACTCCGGCTTTCAGAGATCTTCCGTGGGAAGATAGTGGACGTCTCGCCCTCCACCTACACCATCGAGCTCACCGGCGACGACGGCAAAATCAAGGCCGCTCTTGAACTTCTCCAGCCTCTCGGTATAAAGGAGATTGTCCGCACCGGAAGGGTGGCTATCCAGCG
- the ilvB gene encoding biosynthetic-type acetolactate synthase large subunit, with translation MKLTGAEILIECLKKEGVETIFGYPGGVVLNIYDVLYDSDIRHILVRHEQAAVHAADGFARATGKVGVALVTSGPGATNTITGLATAYMDSIPIVVISGQVPTGLIGNDAFQEADIVGITRPCTKHNFLVKDVADLARIMKEAFYIAASGRPGPVLVDLPKDVVVSSTKFSYPESVSLRGYNPNYEGHPGQIKKAVAAIMEAKKPLIYAGGGVILSNASAELTALAKKLDIPVTMTLMGLGGFPGSDPLSLGMLGMHGTYCANMAVTECDLLIAVGARFDDRVTGKVDEFAPGARIIHVDIDPTSISKNVKVDIPIVGDVKRVLAKWLELIDKENISGRDEEIKPWLDEIAGWRAHHTLSYEKTEEIKPQYVVEMLREVTGGDCIISTEVGQNQMWAAQFFTLDKPRCWLTSGGLGTMGYGFPAAIGAQAAFPGKTVIDIAGDGSIQMNIQELATVVQYKLPVKIAILNNRYLGMVRQWQELFYGKRYSHTVMDYAPDFVKLAEAYGALGLRATKPEEVREVIEKGLAHDGPVIMDFQVAREEGVYPMVPAGVALSKMLLA, from the coding sequence GTGAAACTGACTGGAGCGGAAATCCTCATCGAGTGCCTCAAGAAAGAGGGGGTCGAAACCATCTTCGGCTACCCCGGAGGAGTGGTGCTGAACATCTACGACGTTCTTTACGACTCCGACATCCGGCACATACTCGTGCGCCACGAGCAGGCCGCCGTACACGCGGCGGACGGCTTCGCCAGAGCCACGGGCAAGGTAGGGGTAGCCCTCGTCACCTCCGGCCCCGGCGCTACCAACACCATTACCGGCCTCGCCACCGCCTACATGGATTCGATTCCGATAGTGGTTATCTCCGGCCAGGTCCCGACGGGGCTTATCGGCAACGACGCCTTTCAGGAGGCGGACATCGTCGGCATAACCCGCCCCTGCACCAAACACAATTTTCTCGTGAAAGACGTGGCCGACCTCGCACGGATAATGAAGGAGGCCTTCTACATCGCCGCCAGCGGCAGGCCGGGCCCGGTGCTGGTTGACCTCCCCAAGGACGTGGTGGTCAGCTCGACGAAGTTCTCTTACCCGGAGAGCGTGAGTCTTCGCGGCTACAACCCCAACTACGAGGGGCACCCAGGCCAGATAAAGAAAGCGGTCGCCGCGATAATGGAGGCGAAAAAGCCCCTTATCTACGCGGGAGGCGGAGTCATTCTCAGCAATGCCTCGGCGGAGCTCACCGCGCTGGCCAAAAAGCTGGACATTCCGGTGACGATGACCCTCATGGGGCTGGGAGGCTTCCCCGGCTCCGATCCCCTTAGCCTCGGGATGCTCGGCATGCACGGCACCTACTGCGCAAACATGGCCGTCACCGAGTGCGACCTTCTCATCGCCGTCGGCGCTAGGTTTGACGACCGAGTCACCGGCAAGGTGGACGAATTTGCGCCAGGGGCCAGGATAATCCACGTGGACATCGACCCCACCTCCATATCGAAGAACGTCAAGGTGGACATTCCGATCGTCGGCGACGTGAAGAGGGTCCTTGCGAAGTGGCTTGAGCTTATAGACAAGGAGAACATCTCCGGCAGGGACGAGGAGATTAAGCCCTGGCTCGACGAAATCGCCGGGTGGAGGGCGCACCACACTCTCTCCTACGAGAAAACCGAGGAGATAAAGCCGCAGTACGTCGTCGAGATGCTCCGGGAAGTGACCGGGGGAGACTGCATAATCTCCACCGAGGTCGGGCAGAACCAGATGTGGGCGGCGCAGTTCTTCACTCTCGACAAGCCGAGGTGCTGGCTGACCTCCGGCGGTCTCGGCACGATGGGTTACGGTTTCCCGGCAGCGATAGGGGCGCAGGCCGCCTTCCCCGGAAAGACGGTAATCGACATCGCGGGCGACGGCTCGATCCAGATGAACATACAGGAGCTTGCCACCGTTGTTCAGTACAAGCTGCCGGTGAAGATAGCTATCCTCAACAACCGCTACCTCGGCATGGTGCGCCAGTGGCAGGAGCTTTTTTACGGCAAGCGCTACTCGCACACGGTGATGGATTACGCGCCTGATTTCGTCAAGCTCGCCGAAGCCTACGGGGCGCTCGGCCTTCGCGCCACCAAACCCGAAGAGGTGAGGGAAGTCATTGAAAAAGGACTCGCCCACGACGGCCCGGTCATAATGGATTTTCAGGTCGCGCGTGAAGAGGGCGTCTACCCGATGGTCCCGGCCGGAGTGGCCTTAAGCAAAATGCTACTCGCATAA
- the ilvD gene encoding dihydroxy-acid dehydratase, with protein sequence MKSSRILEGLERAPTRALLQGSGMPRSEFGKPMIGIASSFTDLIAGHVSMRDLERYIEKGVHTGGGYPFLFGIPGVCDGIAMGHEGMRYSLPSRELIADMVETVSRSHALDGLVLLTNCDKITPGMLMAAARLDIPAIVVSAGPMLSGKLRGRRLSFVRDTFEAMAKRKAGEISEAELTACEDEACPGCGSCQGLYTANTMACLTEAIGMSLPGCATALAVSAKKRHIAFASGARVVELVKQDVTPRKIMVPGAFDNAIKVDLALGGSSNTILHLCAIARETGYELSMDRFDELSRTTPQICSMRPAGEFFMEDLDIAGGIPAVMSRFADTLAEGPAVSGRSVKSVASSVEWLDAEVIRTVDDPVRKEGGIAILKGNLAGDGAVVKQSGVSEAMMKFKGKAVCFDSEEDAMAAVMGGKVKAGDFLVIRYEGPRGGPGMREMLAPTSALMGMGLGDSVALVTDGRFSGGTRGPCIGHVSPEAAAGGVIALVRDGDLIELDIPARRLSLLVDDGELALRRAQWSAPAPKKLSGWLARYARLVTSANTGAVLEG encoded by the coding sequence GTGAAAAGTTCCAGGATTCTTGAAGGATTAGAAAGGGCTCCCACCAGGGCGCTGCTCCAGGGCTCGGGCATGCCCCGAAGCGAATTCGGCAAGCCGATGATTGGCATCGCTTCGAGCTTCACCGACCTGATCGCCGGTCACGTCTCGATGCGCGACCTTGAGCGCTACATAGAAAAGGGCGTTCACACCGGCGGCGGCTATCCTTTCCTCTTCGGCATTCCCGGCGTCTGCGACGGCATTGCGATGGGCCACGAGGGGATGCGCTACAGCCTCCCCAGCCGCGAGCTTATCGCCGACATGGTGGAGACGGTCTCCCGCTCCCACGCCCTGGACGGGCTCGTTCTCCTTACCAACTGCGACAAGATTACCCCCGGAATGCTGATGGCGGCTGCGCGGCTCGATATACCCGCGATTGTCGTCTCCGCCGGGCCGATGCTCTCGGGAAAACTCCGGGGAAGAAGGCTCTCCTTCGTCCGCGACACCTTCGAGGCGATGGCGAAGCGAAAGGCCGGGGAGATTTCCGAGGCCGAGCTTACCGCCTGCGAGGACGAGGCTTGTCCCGGCTGCGGCTCCTGCCAGGGGCTTTACACCGCGAACACGATGGCCTGCCTTACCGAGGCCATCGGCATGAGCCTCCCCGGCTGCGCCACTGCGCTGGCGGTGAGCGCCAAAAAGCGCCACATAGCCTTCGCGAGCGGCGCTAGAGTGGTCGAGCTGGTCAAGCAAGACGTAACCCCGCGCAAGATTATGGTTCCCGGCGCTTTCGACAACGCGATAAAGGTGGACCTGGCGCTCGGCGGCTCCTCCAATACCATCCTCCACCTCTGCGCCATTGCGCGAGAGACGGGTTACGAACTTTCGATGGACCGCTTCGACGAGCTTTCGCGGACCACTCCGCAGATATGCTCGATGCGCCCGGCGGGCGAGTTCTTCATGGAGGACCTCGACATCGCCGGAGGCATACCCGCAGTCATGTCCAGGTTCGCGGACACCCTCGCGGAAGGGCCAGCCGTTTCGGGGCGCAGCGTGAAGAGCGTGGCGTCCTCGGTGGAGTGGCTGGACGCGGAGGTCATCCGCACCGTTGACGACCCCGTCCGCAAGGAGGGCGGTATCGCCATTCTCAAGGGCAATCTCGCGGGCGACGGCGCGGTGGTGAAGCAATCCGGCGTAAGCGAAGCGATGATGAAGTTCAAGGGCAAGGCAGTCTGCTTCGATTCGGAGGAGGACGCCATGGCCGCCGTCATGGGCGGAAAGGTCAAGGCGGGCGACTTTCTCGTCATACGCTACGAAGGCCCGAGGGGCGGCCCCGGCATGCGCGAGATGCTCGCGCCCACCTCGGCGCTGATGGGGATGGGGCTGGGCGATTCGGTGGCGCTCGTCACCGACGGCCGCTTCAGCGGCGGAACCAGAGGCCCCTGCATCGGCCACGTGAGTCCGGAGGCGGCGGCGGGCGGAGTCATAGCGCTTGTCCGCGACGGCGACCTTATAGAGCTCGACATTCCAGCGAGGCGGCTTAGCCTCCTTGTAGACGACGGAGAGCTGGCGCTAAGGAGGGCACAGTGGTCCGCCCCGGCGCCCAAAAAGCTTTCCGGTTGGCTGGCCCGCTATGCCCGGCTTGTAACATCGGCAAATACGGGCGCCGTTTTGGAGGGCTGA
- a CDS encoding L-aspartate oxidase encodes MKSFDFIVIGSGIAGLSFALEAAEHGTVAIITKKDRVESSTNYAQGGIAAVFNEEDSFESHVSDTLNAGDGLCHEEVVRFVVEHGPAAIERLLKWGVNFSRSELNPAEFDLGREGGHTRRRILHAKDSTGKEVERALIDSAKHSPNIHFFDNHYAVDLLVRRPPEGEPFCFGAYILHTGGEIEPFTARATVLATGGAGKVYLYTSNPDIATGDGVAMAYRAGAEVGNMEFMQFHPTCLYHPYAKNFLISEAVRGEGGILKLADGSTFMERYHKMASLAPRDIVARAIDAEIKRTGSDCAFLDITFLDPGFIRQRFPAIYAKCLEFDIDITKDPIPVVPAAHYLCGGIMTGLTGKTTLDGLYAIGEVACTGLHGANRLASNSLLEAVVFSKTAVEDAIARVKSNGGMRIPAPDPWDYSGTSDSDEEVVITQNWDEIRRFMWNYVGIVRSDKRLERAKKRIDLLMEEIDDYYKHFRVTGNLIELRNLALVARLMIHCARERKESRGLHFNIDHPEKDNAAWLRDTVTRKRMT; translated from the coding sequence ATGAAAAGTTTCGATTTTATCGTCATCGGAAGCGGCATAGCCGGCCTTTCCTTCGCGCTTGAAGCCGCCGAACACGGCACTGTGGCGATTATTACGAAAAAAGACCGCGTCGAATCCTCCACCAACTACGCACAGGGGGGCATCGCCGCCGTCTTCAACGAGGAGGACTCCTTCGAGAGCCACGTTTCCGACACCCTCAACGCCGGTGACGGGCTCTGCCACGAGGAGGTGGTCCGCTTCGTGGTCGAGCACGGCCCCGCGGCGATCGAAAGACTTTTGAAGTGGGGGGTCAACTTTTCAAGAAGCGAGCTAAACCCCGCCGAATTCGACCTAGGCCGCGAAGGCGGCCACACGAGGAGGAGAATCCTTCACGCCAAAGACTCTACCGGCAAAGAGGTCGAGCGGGCTCTCATCGATTCCGCCAAACACAGTCCGAACATACATTTTTTCGACAACCACTACGCCGTGGACCTTCTCGTCCGCCGCCCTCCGGAAGGGGAACCCTTCTGCTTCGGGGCATACATACTGCACACCGGCGGAGAGATAGAGCCCTTCACCGCCCGCGCCACCGTGCTGGCGACAGGCGGAGCGGGCAAGGTCTATCTCTACACCTCAAACCCCGACATCGCCACCGGCGACGGCGTCGCAATGGCTTACCGCGCCGGGGCCGAGGTCGGCAACATGGAGTTCATGCAGTTTCACCCCACCTGCCTCTACCACCCCTACGCGAAGAACTTCCTCATCAGCGAAGCGGTGCGCGGAGAGGGAGGGATACTGAAACTCGCCGATGGCTCCACCTTCATGGAGCGCTACCACAAGATGGCGAGCCTCGCCCCGAGGGACATCGTCGCCCGCGCCATCGACGCCGAGATAAAGCGCACCGGCAGCGACTGCGCCTTTCTGGACATCACCTTTCTCGACCCCGGCTTCATACGCCAGCGCTTTCCGGCCATCTACGCGAAGTGCCTGGAATTCGACATAGACATAACGAAAGACCCCATCCCCGTCGTCCCCGCCGCCCACTACCTGTGCGGCGGAATAATGACCGGCCTTACGGGCAAAACCACGCTCGACGGCCTCTACGCCATCGGCGAGGTCGCCTGCACCGGCCTTCACGGGGCCAACCGCCTCGCCTCCAACAGCCTCCTCGAAGCGGTCGTCTTCTCGAAGACAGCCGTGGAGGACGCCATAGCGAGGGTCAAGTCCAACGGCGGCATGAGGATACCCGCGCCCGACCCCTGGGACTACAGCGGGACCTCCGACAGCGACGAGGAGGTCGTCATTACCCAGAACTGGGACGAGATACGCAGATTCATGTGGAACTACGTCGGCATCGTCCGCTCGGACAAGAGGCTTGAGAGGGCCAAGAAGCGTATCGACCTTCTGATGGAGGAGATTGACGACTACTACAAGCACTTTCGCGTTACGGGGAATCTTATCGAGCTTCGCAACCTGGCGCTTGTCGCCAGACTCATGATCCATTGCGCGAGAGAGCGGAAGGAGAGCCGGGGGCTCCACTTCAACATAGATCATCCGGAAAAAGACAACGCGGCATGGCTTAGGGACACCGTCACGCGAAAAAGGATGACCTGA
- a CDS encoding diguanylate cyclase: MIRLRVLAPVAVVLTILAFITAAAGYMVHRRWIYHDARELATFYTRVFDVYVDGRKVALTGFLDVIKDDPELQKAWLAKDRDLLLKRSLLLEDKVKYNFKITHFYFHDPERRNFLRVYDPPRHGDIVDRISLLQAEKTGKTTSGIETGSLGSLTLRVVLPWVIDGKIAGYIEAGDDISEVIRPVDDDNKAETLIVVEKGNVTRERWERGMKVFGHSRPYDFFPNLLVAASTLKVLPEKLKTCFNHPGEDKPHEHRITIGDEKFYVASSPIKGFFQSKVGEFAVLRNVTSEERDMFNLLKILVVGYTLGGGLLTILFSVYLRRIDKKLEASQKALEDMAVHDPLTGLYNRAKMVDFMKHQFAMQTRDNAPISVVMLDLDFFKKVNDLHGHQAGDAVLSETAKRLTEIARETDLVSRHGGEEFLFVLPQTGMEGALSLAERARRKIESKEFPTDVEGKTLKVTASFGVSEKTKDDDFTIEQLIEHADKALYRAKTSGRNRVCAMEKQVKEST; encoded by the coding sequence ATGATCAGACTGAGAGTTCTGGCTCCAGTTGCGGTTGTACTAACGATCCTTGCTTTTATCACCGCAGCCGCGGGTTACATGGTTCACCGCAGATGGATATATCACGACGCCCGGGAACTGGCCACGTTCTACACCCGGGTTTTCGACGTCTACGTCGATGGCAGAAAAGTCGCCCTGACGGGTTTTCTGGATGTAATCAAAGACGATCCGGAGCTACAGAAAGCCTGGCTGGCAAAGGACAGGGACCTCCTTCTGAAACGCTCCCTCCTGCTCGAAGACAAAGTCAAATATAACTTTAAAATCACCCACTTTTACTTTCACGACCCGGAGCGGCGGAATTTTCTCCGCGTCTACGATCCGCCGCGCCACGGTGATATCGTGGACAGAATCTCCCTCCTCCAGGCGGAAAAGACGGGCAAGACGACCAGCGGCATCGAGACGGGCTCTCTGGGCTCCCTGACCCTGAGGGTCGTCCTTCCCTGGGTAATAGACGGAAAAATCGCCGGATACATCGAGGCCGGGGACGACATCAGCGAGGTCATTCGGCCCGTCGACGACGACAACAAGGCCGAGACGCTGATAGTGGTGGAAAAGGGCAACGTAACGAGGGAGAGGTGGGAACGGGGGATGAAAGTCTTCGGCCATTCCCGCCCATACGATTTCTTTCCGAACCTTCTCGTGGCCGCCTCGACGCTGAAGGTGCTTCCGGAAAAACTGAAGACCTGTTTCAACCACCCGGGGGAGGACAAGCCCCACGAGCACAGGATTACCATCGGTGACGAAAAGTTTTACGTGGCCTCCTCCCCCATAAAAGGCTTTTTTCAATCGAAAGTCGGAGAGTTCGCTGTCCTCCGGAACGTTACATCCGAAGAACGGGACATGTTCAATCTCCTCAAGATACTGGTTGTCGGCTACACCCTGGGCGGGGGTTTGCTGACGATACTTTTCAGCGTTTATCTCAGGCGTATCGACAAAAAACTGGAAGCGTCGCAAAAGGCCCTTGAGGATATGGCCGTTCACGACCCGCTTACGGGGCTTTACAACCGGGCAAAGATGGTCGATTTCATGAAGCACCAGTTCGCGATGCAGACAAGAGACAACGCCCCCATAAGCGTAGTGATGCTGGACCTCGACTTTTTCAAAAAAGTCAACGACCTTCACGGCCATCAGGCCGGCGACGCGGTGCTAAGTGAGACCGCTAAAAGGCTGACAGAGATCGCTCGCGAAACCGATCTGGTGTCTCGCCACGGCGGAGAGGAATTTCTCTTCGTGCTGCCCCAGACCGGCATGGAGGGAGCCTTGAGTCTCGCCGAGCGGGCAAGGAGGAAGATAGAGAGCAAGGAGTTCCCGACCGACGTTGAAGGAAAAACCCTCAAGGTAACGGCCTCCTTCGGCGTCTCCGAGAAAACCAAAGACGACGATTTCACCATCGAGCAGCTCATCGAACATGCCGACAAGGCTCTCTACCGGGCGAAAACTTCCGGCAGAAACAGGGTTTGCGCAATGGAAAAGCAGGTTAAGGAGAGTACCTGA
- a CDS encoding diguanylate cyclase translates to MIRLRVLLPVTITLAVLSVFPITSGSMVYRKMIYHEAEEAAINRANLYRFYAEKSTAGITAFLKVIKDDCELREAWLSRDRQRLLERGREIQEVVRVPLRLTHFYFIEPDGVCYLRVHNPSLYGDKIERYSFLDAQKTGETSSGSEPGPLGTLTLRVVLPWVIDGNTVGYIEGGEDLDQIVKPDPAHHKGITLVLSKKTSVTKESYEAGSKLFSRTYPYDYFANRVVMAASVNDLPGELPKLYSPPEEYSEQDFELRIGDKKYLTVVSVIKDKREEPLGEIMVLTDISEEWAALRRYFYTMLGIFAFGGTALTLIFSAYLRRIDKKLDVSRKSLQELATRDTLTGLYNRSRMTSFMKYQLAMQTRYKTPISIVMMDLDFFKKINDLHGHRAGDAVLKEAAKRLLECARGTDLVVRYGGEEFLVVLPQTGIEGARNSAERLREKMEEKEFPTDVEGKTVKVTASFGVSEKTSDDDFTIEQFIEYADKALYRAKTSGRNKVCTMEKMGSEW, encoded by the coding sequence ATGATCAGACTACGGGTTTTGCTCCCGGTTACGATTACCCTCGCCGTCCTCTCGGTCTTCCCGATAACTTCCGGGTCCATGGTTTATCGCAAAATGATCTATCACGAAGCCGAAGAGGCCGCCATCAACCGCGCCAACCTCTACCGCTTCTACGCCGAGAAAAGCACCGCGGGCATCACCGCCTTTTTAAAGGTCATAAAAGACGATTGCGAACTTCGCGAGGCGTGGCTTTCGCGCGACCGGCAGCGCCTTCTGGAGCGGGGCCGGGAGATACAGGAAGTTGTCAGGGTTCCGCTGAGGCTGACGCACTTTTATTTCATCGAACCGGACGGCGTCTGTTACCTCCGGGTTCACAATCCCTCTCTCTACGGGGACAAGATTGAAAGATATTCATTCCTGGATGCGCAGAAAACGGGTGAAACGTCTAGCGGGTCGGAACCGGGGCCTCTGGGGACACTGACGCTCAGGGTGGTCCTTCCGTGGGTCATCGACGGCAATACGGTTGGTTACATCGAAGGCGGAGAAGACCTCGACCAGATCGTCAAACCGGATCCGGCGCACCATAAGGGAATCACTCTGGTTCTGTCGAAGAAAACCTCGGTGACAAAGGAGAGTTACGAAGCGGGTTCAAAACTCTTTTCAAGAACCTACCCCTACGACTATTTCGCGAACCGGGTCGTCATGGCCGCTTCCGTAAACGATCTCCCCGGCGAATTGCCGAAATTATACTCTCCGCCGGAGGAGTATTCGGAACAGGATTTCGAGTTACGGATCGGAGACAAAAAATATCTCACCGTCGTCAGCGTAATCAAAGACAAACGGGAAGAACCGCTTGGGGAGATAATGGTCCTGACCGACATCTCGGAGGAATGGGCCGCCCTTCGCCGGTACTTTTATACCATGCTGGGAATCTTCGCCTTCGGCGGAACCGCGCTTACCCTCATCTTCAGCGCCTACCTCAGAAGAATCGACAAAAAGCTCGACGTCTCCAGAAAAAGTCTTCAGGAACTGGCGACCCGCGACACGCTCACCGGGCTTTACAACCGCTCCAGGATGACCTCCTTCATGAAGTACCAGCTGGCCATGCAGACCCGCTACAAGACCCCGATAAGCATCGTGATGATGGACCTCGACTTTTTCAAGAAGATCAACGACCTTCACGGCCACCGGGCGGGCGACGCAGTGCTGAAAGAGGCGGCGAAACGGCTGCTTGAGTGCGCCCGCGGAACCGACCTCGTGGTTCGCTACGGAGGAGAGGAATTTCTCGTCGTCCTTCCGCAGACCGGCATCGAGGGGGCAAGAAACTCCGCGGAGAGGCTCAGGGAGAAAATGGAGGAAAAAGAATTTCCGACCGACGTGGAAGGGAAAACCGTCAAGGTAACGGCCTCCTTCGGCGTCTCCGAAAAGACCAGTGACGACGACTTCACCATCGAGCAGTTCATCGAATACGCCGACAAAGCCCTCTACCGGGCGAAAACCTCGGGCAGAAACAAGGTCTGCACGATGGAAAAAATGGGAAGCGAGTGGTAG
- a CDS encoding methyltransferase domain-containing protein produces the protein MNFDEIRKLASGYQPAKLLLTAVKVGLFETLSEGQKSAGEISSALGLDSRATEISANALVALGFIEKEGELYKNSESSARFFVKRSPDYKGAIMNHINAGWQDWADLEKTWRSGSAKCLRKEDVLPSDEEALSDFILGMENITREIAPKIAALLPLPDKKAVLDLGGGPGNYALAFAARAPGAKVFHFDLSRTSKVARKFVEGKPGAERVNFIEGDFGKDGLGGPYDLIFASQVLHMLGEAEVEKVITLCAGALSSGGVLAVHEHFLDDGKTSPLSSALFGVHMLAATCSGRSYSFAELENCMKVAGLVPTERITIPGSPSRLLLATK, from the coding sequence GTGAACTTCGACGAAATACGAAAACTTGCCTCCGGCTACCAGCCCGCGAAGCTGCTTCTCACGGCGGTAAAGGTGGGGCTCTTCGAGACGCTTTCGGAGGGGCAAAAGAGCGCGGGGGAGATATCCTCCGCTTTGGGGCTCGACTCGCGGGCGACCGAAATCTCCGCGAACGCTCTTGTCGCCCTCGGCTTTATTGAGAAAGAGGGCGAGCTTTACAAAAATTCTGAAAGCTCGGCGCGATTTTTCGTGAAACGTTCTCCCGACTACAAAGGGGCGATTATGAACCACATAAACGCCGGGTGGCAGGACTGGGCGGACCTTGAAAAAACCTGGCGCTCCGGCAGCGCCAAATGTTTGCGAAAAGAAGACGTGCTGCCCTCGGACGAAGAGGCGCTAAGCGATTTCATCCTCGGCATGGAGAACATAACGAGGGAGATAGCCCCGAAAATCGCCGCGCTGCTGCCTCTTCCGGACAAAAAGGCGGTGCTCGACCTCGGCGGCGGCCCCGGAAACTACGCGCTGGCTTTCGCGGCGCGGGCTCCCGGCGCGAAGGTCTTTCACTTCGACCTTTCCAGAACCTCGAAGGTCGCCAGAAAATTCGTCGAAGGAAAACCCGGCGCCGAGCGGGTAAATTTCATAGAGGGCGATTTCGGCAAGGACGGCCTCGGCGGCCCTTACGACCTCATCTTCGCCAGCCAGGTTCTTCACATGCTGGGCGAGGCGGAGGTGGAAAAGGTGATAACCCTCTGCGCCGGGGCGCTCTCAAGCGGGGGAGTTCTGGCGGTTCACGAGCACTTTCTCGACGACGGCAAGACCTCGCCTCTTTCCTCGGCGCTCTTCGGGGTCCACATGCTCGCGGCGACATGCTCCGGCAGGAGCTACAGTTTCGCCGAACTGGAAAATTGCATGAAGGTTGCGGGGCTTGTTCCTACGGAGAGGATAACCATTCCCGGCTCCCCGAGCAGGCTGCTTTTAGCAACGAAATAG
- a CDS encoding lysine transporter LysE, which translates to MTPQNSLSLVFASSFVLALSGAMMPGPTLAVTIRESARRGFWAGPLVTAGHGLVEILVVIAIFAGLGKFFQERYFIGTVGVVGGAALVSMAIGGFRELPRLTLSFADGEGESQSPFKAGMVTSVTNPYFIVWWATAGLSGMTLASGAGALAPVTFFTGHILGDLAWYAFVSALVHHGRSVLTDKRYRILAGTMGAVLFIFGSIFFVWGGMKLAGV; encoded by the coding sequence ATGACTCCCCAGAATTCCCTATCGCTCGTTTTCGCCAGCTCCTTCGTCCTCGCCCTCTCGGGGGCGATGATGCCGGGGCCCACGCTCGCGGTGACGATTCGCGAATCGGCGAGGCGCGGCTTCTGGGCCGGGCCGCTGGTAACGGCGGGCCACGGTCTGGTGGAGATACTGGTCGTAATCGCCATCTTCGCCGGTCTGGGAAAGTTCTTTCAGGAGAGATACTTCATAGGGACCGTGGGTGTAGTGGGAGGGGCCGCGCTGGTCTCCATGGCCATAGGCGGCTTTCGCGAGCTTCCCCGCCTGACCCTCTCCTTCGCCGACGGAGAGGGAGAAAGCCAGAGCCCCTTCAAGGCAGGAATGGTCACCTCGGTCACGAACCCCTACTTCATCGTATGGTGGGCCACCGCCGGGCTTTCCGGGATGACTCTCGCCTCCGGGGCCGGAGCGCTTGCCCCGGTTACTTTCTTCACCGGCCACATCCTCGGCGACCTCGCCTGGTACGCCTTCGTCTCCGCCCTCGTCCACCACGGCCGGAGCGTGCTTACCGACAAACGCTACAGGATACTCGCCGGGACGATGGGAGCGGTGCTCTTCATCTTCGGTTCGATATTTTTCGTCTGGGGTGGAATGAAGCTGGCCGGAGTTTAA